The DNA segment GCAAAAAGAAACCAAACAGTATAGTATGGATCCTGCGAAAAAGGATAATTTATTCTTATATTTTTCGGCAATCAAGGAAGTTACAACACATAAAGATTTGGAAAAAGCTTTAAAGCAATTTAAAAAAATTCTCAAAACCACTCCAAATCAGTTATTAAAAATTGTGAACGATCCTTTTTATGCCGGTTATGATCTGACCACAGGAAAGAACAAACTTTCACACGTTGATCCTTACCTTAGCTATGAAGAATTCCAAAAATTGCAAGCTAAAAATGCCGTAATTATATCCTATCAAGAGATTGAACAGTCACTAAAAAATCAAGATATCTATGATGTGTACTGCGGTATTTGTAGAAAGCCAATGAAATTTCACTTTAATGTCCTTGATCAAAAAGCCTGGTACTCCTGTTCAAGTAAACATCCAAAATCTTTAATAGCAACAGAAGATTTATCTCCTATTATTAATAAGTCTTTGGAGAAAATCATTGAGCACCTAGATACAGAAGATCTACTTAAAGATTCTAGGCATTTTTTCCATTTACTCCGCAAAAGCATTGAAATAGAACTAAAAGCATTGGAGATAAAAAAACATTACTTGATGGAAAAAATCATTTTAGAGACTGATGATTTTAGCAATTGGAGAGAGAACACCCACTACGTTGATTTAAATAAATTAGAGAATGAACAAAAGGAGTTCCTTAACCAAATAGAAGAAAAAAAAGACCTTTTATTAGAAAACGAGAGCTTGGTGGGACTAATAAAAGATTATTTACATAAAAGCAGACAGGCAAATCCTTTTTTCCTTACATCGGTGCTTATCCGGAGCTTATTTGTTTATCCAAACGAGGTAAACATTGAGGTTAGCAAATTTGACTATCTACAAGATTTTCAGTCCCAATATATTTTTAACGGAGATGATTTACTTTGAAATTAGCATTTGCTTATATCCGTCGTTCTTCGTATAAACAACAAAAAAATAACAGTGTTGAAATCCAGAAACAGCATATTCAAGAATTCGCTAAACGGAATAACCTTTTTGTCCCTGTTGAACTAATTTTCATCGAAGATGTTACTAGTGCTTATTCCAAACGTGCAGCCCAACGAAAACAATTAATGAAAATGTCCGAAAAAATGGTTGAAATGAATATACCGACCGTTATTTTCCACGATATTTCTCGGATGGATCGTACCGGTTATTCATTCACGATTGATTTTTACAGACCTATGCTAGAAAAACTGCCGGAACTTGAGGTTTACACCACGGATTCAAATAAACCACTTGATCCGGAAGATACTAGTATAAAAATGAATTTCTTGTTATTCCAGCACGAATCAGAAGTAAAATCTGAGCGTGCAGTAGGAAATTTAACAACCTTTTTAGAAAATAATGAAACATTCAGACCTGGATCAAAAACTCCTTATGGATATAATCAGATAAAAAAACAAAAACACCAACAACAATTGGAACCGAATGAAAATGCGGACATTGTAGCATTTATTTTTTTCCTGTCAAGCTGGGGAAAATCTTTACAAAAAATCGCCATAATTTTAAATGAAGCAAATATTCCCTCACCGAAGGGAGGTACTTGGCGGTCCAGCACAGTTGAAAATATCCTTAAAAATCCAGTATATACAGGAAAATTAACCTGGGATATACCTAAACGGACAGATGGTGGAAAAAAGCAATTTGTTTTTGAAGATTCACATCCCGCAATTATAAACAAATTCCAACCACAGTTAATAAAGTTAAATAACCAACTTCAAAAAACTTTCGGCAGAATAGATACACCATTTCTTTTTTTAAACAAGGTGAAATGCAGACATTGCAATCAATTGTTAAGTACTCAAAATGCTTCGACCAGACGAAATGGTATCAAGTATCCTTATTATTACTACGTATGTAAAAATTGCGGTTATAAAGTAAACATCCAAGAGGTTCACGACAGGTTTATCCCTTTGATTTTAAAGCGTGTAATGGAGCTATTATCTAGACACCAGATAGAACCTCAAACCTTATCATTTATCAATCAAATGATTGATGAGGTTGAAAACAGTATCAACTCTAAAGATCAACTCTTAAAGAAACTCGAGGAAAAATTAAAAATTGCAAGAGATCTTAAAGATCGAGAACTTGAGCTGAAAATTTTGGAATTTATTCAAGAACACAAAAATTCTTTAAAAGAATACACGATTTGCCAAGAAAATTTAAAGACAACTTATCAACTTGTAGAAAAGGACCAATTCTTTTCCAGATTTAATGAGATACTGGATCATCGATTAGGGGCAGATGAGATAAGACTCATCATCCTGTATTTTGTAGACTACCTTGTTCTCTCTACTGACCAGGAACCACAATTACATTTCAAATCAAATATCTTCTCCAATCTAATTGATAAACCTATTGGATGAATTATCGAAATGTAATAGTTGATTATTGGGCAAATAACCGAACATTTAGCTGTTGGAGATATCGCCAACTTAGACTATACCCAGAACCCCTATAGCAAGGGGTTTCATTTGAGGCTTGTTCGGTACTTTGTCCAGATTGGTATACCATTACGGACAAAGTATCGAAAAATTATTATAAGTATGGACGAACTACCGAAATTTATACATAAGTAAAATAAAAAGGAGATATCAAAATGTACTTAAACTCAACTCAGATAAGCTCAGCAACTATTGGTAATGCTATAGTCATAAACCCACCAACATCTCAATACTTTACTACTTATGGTGGTGATCGTGTTTTGAGATGTGCAGTATATGCTCGTGTCTCCACTGAGATGGATTCACAAAAAACATCTATAGATAATCAAAAGGATTTATTTAGGAATTACGCTTCCCAACACAATTGGGAAATTGTAAATTTCTATGAAGACAAGAAATCTGGAACAAAAGAGAATAGACCTGGTTTAAAAAAACTAATTGAAGACGGTAAGGCTGGTTTATATGATGTGATTTTAGCTAAGGAACTTTCCAGATTAGCTCGTAACGGTAGATTATCTTATGAATTAAGGGATATCTGCTTACAAAATAATATTCATATTGTCTGCCTTGATAATTCAATTAATACGATTACCGGAGACGTACAAAACTTTGGTCTTTTTGCTTGGCTGTATGAAAATGAGTCAGCCACTAGCAGCCGGAGAAATAAGGCTGCCAAACGTACAAAAGCTAAAAGAGGATTATTTGTAGGTTCTAACCCACCTTATGGATATTATTCGGACAAAGGTAAGCTAAAAATTCGTGAAGACAACACTCCGGAAATCGTTAGACGAATTTTTAACGAATACTTGGATGGAAAAGGAATGGATTCAATAGCAAAAAGTTTCACAGCAGAAAAAATCCCTACCCCATCGCAAATTGCTAATAAGACTAATCAATCACCTTTATGGCACGCCTCCACAATAAAAAACATCTTAAATAATCGACATTATTGTGGTGATCTTGTTCAAAACAGAACTGAAACAATCTCAGTAACAACAACAAAAAGAAGAACTATTGAAGAAGACCAAGTTACATTTATAGAAGGTAAACACGATGCTATCATCTCAAGAGAAACATTTCAGGCAGTGAAAAAAATGCTCCAAACAAGAACACGCACAACTACCGCTCCAAAAAAGCATCTGTTTACGAACGTTTTTTTCTGTGAAGATTGCCAAAAAGGAATGTGGTACAAAACAAATCAAAAAGGGTATAGATGCGGAGGCAATATTAAGTACGGTGATACGTTCTGTCTAAATAAAGTTGTTATTAGAGAAAAAGAACTAAAACAAATTATCCTAGAGGATTTACAGCAACTATTCCAATCCATTCAAGATGGTGAATTTATAAAGAGTTTACACAAAAGATTGGATCAAAAGAAGGTTTCGATTACAAACGAACTAAAGAAAATTGAACATAAAGCAACTAAATTACGTTCTAGAAAGAAAGATTACCTTGATTTGTACGCTGACCAAATTATATCTCGAGAAGAACTGGTTGAATATAGAAAGCAGATAGACCAGGAAGTAGCAGAGCTCGAAACAGCCAAGATTGAATATCAAGAAAAACTTGAGGAATGCGAAAGTGAGAACTATGCAATTGATTTAAGTAAGAAGCTTAAAGACGTTTCATTACTAGATGATTTAACTCCTCAAGTCTTGCACTCGTTGGTGAATAAAATAACCTGTAGCATAAAAGGTAATCTACGTATTCATTACAACTTCGTAAATCCTTTCGAAGAACAAAAATAGGCAACAACCACGAGGGTTAGTTGCCTTTCTTTAAAATGAGTTGCGAGATACACTCGACGTGCGCCGTATGCGGAAACATATCCACAGGTTGAATATACTTAACCTCATACTTTGAACTTAACGTCTGAATATCTTTCGCCAAAGTGGACGGGTTGCAAGAAACATAGATCAATTTTTCAGGCTTCACTTGCAAAATGGTTTGAAGCAGCTGGTTGTCCAGTCCGGTTCTCGGTGGGTCGACCACGATGACATCCGGCTTCCAGCCTTTTTTCACCCACTTAGGCAAAACTTCTTCCGCTTTACCTGGGACGTATTTCGTATTGGTGAATCCGTGACGTTTGGCATTCTTCTTCGCGTCATCAATGGATTCTGGAATTATGTCCATGCCGCGCACTTCTGCTGCCTGATCCGCCAGCCACAATCCAATCGTTCCCACCCCACAATAAGCATCAACAATTTTCTCTTTACCTGTCAGAGCGGCCGCTTTTTTCACCTCGTCGTAAAGCTTGACGGTTTGGATTGGATTTAGTTGAAAGAACGTTCTTGCTGACAGCTCAAACTGCAGGTCCCCTAGTGTCTCTTGGATAAACTCTTCGCCAGCTAGCGCAAGGGTTTCCTCCCCAAAAATCAGCGACGTTTTTTCACCGTTGATGTTTTGAACAATTGATTTTACCTTAGGAAGTCGTTTTTGAATTTCTTCTATAATTAAGTCCTCTTTAGGTAACTCTTTTTGTGTAGTAATAAGGACGACCTGAAGCTCTCCCGTTTCCACTCCTACGCGGGCAACGATTGTTCTAACAATACCTTTACTCCTTTTTTCATTATAAATTGGAATTTGCAGGTCCTCTAAGACTGATTTTACCTTTGTGACCGCTTCGTTTGTTTGTGAATGCTGGACCGCACAATGTTCAATATCAATGAGCTGGTGCGAATTCATTCCATATAATCCGGCTAACACCTTACCATTTTTCTGAGCCACTTGGAAACTGCTTTTATTCCGGTAGCCCCACGGATTTTCCATTCCAATCGTTTCACGGATATCCAGCTTGTTGACTGCTAGTTTTGTATGCCGCTCAAGCGATTGAATGATGATATCGCGTTTTTCTTTTAATTGCTGTCCGTACTGTAAATGCTGCAGCTGACAGCCACCACATTGCTCATAAACCGGACATGGCGCTTGTACACGATGCGGTGATTGGATACGGATTTTCTTAATTTTTGCCTCAGCGAATTTAGGATTGATTTTCGTCGCCTCAACCACTACCTCTTCACCAGGAAGCGCACCCGGTACAAACACGACTTGCTTTTTAAAATAGCCGACGCCTTCCCCATTAATCCCTAGTCTTTTGATCGTTAACGGAAAAGTCTGCTTCAGTTGAATTTTAATACTTTGCTCGGTTTTCATATGTTCACTCCATTATTCAAGGCTTCTCCATAAATACAAAGAAACGTAGCTTTGATAAGGCTCCCAGCCTTGTTTATAGTGTTCCATTTCTTCAAAAGTTGGCTTTGTCTCCAACTTGTACAATTTTTTCAGTGCATTTTGAATGCCAATATCGGCCATCGGAAACAGGTTAGGCCTCCCCATGCCAAACAATAGGAAGTTCTCAACCGTCCATTTGCCAACCCCACGTATCAACGTTAATTTTTGAAAAATTTCTTCGTTTGTTAGCATTTTGAGAGCCTGTAAGTCCAGACCTTTTTCAACGATTTCCTTCGCAATTTGAATCATGTATTCCGCTTTCCTACCGCTAAATTGTAGCTCACGCAATTGCTCTACTGTTAGGCTAGCTACTTTTTCAGGCGGAGGAAAGAACCAAACACCGTCGATTTCATAGCCAAATGTTTTTACAAAACGCTCCGTTAACCGATAGGCAAACGTCATATTTATCTGCTGGTGGATAATACACTTGATGAGGCTATCAAATAGACCGAAATCAAGGACGAGCGGTGTGCCAATGAATGTGTCGAAGATGTCCTTAAGGTCGGTTTGTTGAAAGTGATTATGGATTGGTTTTAAAGATATATTCCATTGAAAAAGTTCGGATATATGTTGTATGACAGCATCCTAATCCGTTTGTCCTTTTACGGTAAATGCAGGCTGATCGACCGTACCAATTGCCGTCACATCTATAACCTGTGAGTGGTTGTCAATAACAACAGGTACTCTGATGGACCGAGCTTCTATATCTACCTGTTTCAATGGATCTGGTTTATGCCTCTGCAATACACTGACAAAATGATAAGGACCTTCGAAATGAATCTCTTCTCTCCACACGGGCCGATTCCATCCTTTAGTATTTTCCCCGTATTATAGCACGAAAAATCTTGAAAAGGGAAAAACCGAATTTCTCTGTGAAATTCGGTTAGTCGATTATTCTTTAAACTTATCAAGGCTCTTGAATTTATAGCCTCTCTTTTTCAAATCAATAATTGCCTTTTCTAGCGCATCGGCGTTATCCTGTGATATCGAATGCAGCAGCATCACACAGCCGGGGTGAGCCTGTCTCATGATGTTGTCATAGGCATATTGCCAGCCTTTTTGCTGATTGACATTCCAATCAACGAACGCCATCGACCAAAAGACATGTGTGTACCCTTCTTCTTTCGCAATCTGCAAAGTTCTTTCACTGAAAACTCCACGTGGCGGACGAAGGTATTTCATCTTTTTTTGACCAGTGATTTCTGTTGTGCGTTTCTTTACTTTTGCCAGTTCTTCACGAATTCGTTCGTCACTGACGGCTGTAAAATCGGGATGATGCCAAGAATGATTGCCAATGATATGGCCTTCTTTTACTATGCGTTTGGACAGTTCTTGCTGGGACTCTAAAAAGTGCCCAGTGACAAAAAAAGCAGCTGGTACTTTTTCTTTTTTTAACACATCAAGAATTTTCGGCATTTGTCCGTTCTCATACCCGCTATCAAAAGTAAGATATAAGATTTTGGAGTTCGGGTTTCCTTTGTAAAACGCCCCGTATTTAGCCAAGATCTGATCGTAGGCGGTACCTGCTTCTGGCGGCTGCTCATTGACAGATTTTTTAAAGCCCCAATGAATGGGTTGATTGGAGACGGCTGCATAGGTCATTTGCGGAATGAGTAGTAGCCCCGCAATCAGCAGGCTCATTATTCTTTTCATCCATGTTCCCCCTAGTTTGTTTTTTTTAGTGTTTGTTTTATTGGGGAAAAGATTATAGGAAATCTTTGGGTTGGTGGTAGATGCGACCTTTTGTGGTGCCTGTTGAAGGGAAATCTAATAAGAATATAAAGTAGGTTGCTGACCTGGAGGTTGGAAGATGTAGAAACTTTCGAATTTCCGCATTAGTAAATGAGGGATTTATGAGCAGGAAATAATCAGCCACCGCATTTATAAAGGCATCTGGTGAAAGGAAGTGGCAGGTTGGGCAAATCCAATTGTTTCTTTTGTAGTTCATTGGTATATAGAAGCACTTTGGGCATTGAACTCCTGTTATTATATCTAGTATCGTCACGTTGAACTTCTCCATAATGTTTGTGTTCAATGGCGTGTGTTTTTTTAGTAACAGCTTTTTAATCTTTTCTACTGTCTTATTATCAATATGTTCCTTTCTGTAATAACGATATTTTCCCTCCATTTTATTAACTAAATCACTTGCACGACAAATTATTTTATGTGCCTCTGTGTAACCTGCTTCAATAGTCACCTCGGTTGATGATTTACTTATTACAACAAGGGATTCGATTGGGATGGACGGGATTTTGTGTTTTTCTAAAAAGTACTTTAACAAAATGTTATGGCGATTGGCTTGTATAATTGGATTTTCAAATACATTGCGAGTGCCCAAATACTCTTGAACCATTTGTTCTTTATCAATATAAAGTTTTCCGGAATGATTTTTCCCATCAAGCATGAGAATAAACTTAGTAGATAATAGGAGAGTATCAATTTGAAAGTAAGTATCACCATATGGGAGACGTAAATCGTGGAAAATGCGAAACCTTTGGGGTGGAATTTGACTTAAAAAATAGTTGATTGTCTTTTCACCGTTATAACCGGACCTTAAATTCTTTATGTATGACTTTAAATCCCCCCTACACGGATGGTTTTCTGCTGTTCTTCTCTCTAATGCTTCTGCTTTTATTAGATTAATGGGTACTTTAAGATCTTTATCAAACAATTTATGATACCTCCTTTGTATTTTAGGTAGAATTTCGGCTAATGAACCGATTTTTCCTTTGTTTTCTATATGGACTTTTTGTGACTTTTTTAATTTGAGAGAAGTTTGGGTGGAATTTGGGTGTGCCTGAAGAGGAATTCTACAAATTGAAGGACGAATTCTACAAAATTTCGAGTAATTCTACAAAATCGGAGGTGAATTCTACAAAATTTGGTAATCAACTTCCAATTGTTAACGTTTCAGATCAAGGTTGAGGATTATTCTACAAATTGGGAGAGGAATTCTACAAAAAATTGATTTATTCTACAAAATTAAGATTGTATTCTACAAAACATGGAAATCAATTTCCAACTAACAATTACGTGAGCAAAACCGAAGGCTAAGGCCCCAAGATAGGATCGTCAACCACACAAAGCCCACTAACAAATAGATAGCCGCAGCCCCCAACGCCCAAAGCAAACAAAAAAGGACCAAGCACACAAGTGCCCAGCCCCCAAAAAAATCCCACAATCCTATTTAAAAACCGGCTCCTTAAACAACGCCAATTTTTCCAATGAAGACTTATCCACATCAGCGTGCAAGCTGTTGCCGTGAGAATCCATCGTTACAACGGCTGTAAAGCCTTCTACGCGAAGATGCCACATAGCTTCTGGAATACCGAATTGCATTAAATCCACACCTTCGACACCCTTGATACAGTCCGCATAATACTGAGCTGCACCGCCGATTGCGTTCAAGTACACCCCGCCGTGCTCCTTCAACGCAGCCAATGTCTTCGGTCCCATACCGCCTTTACCGATTACGGCGCGGATACCGAACTTCTTCATGATATCACCTTGGTATGGCTCCTCACGAATACTCGTTGTTGGTCCAGCCGCCTTAACGTGCCACTGACCAGCTTCGTCCTTCAACATAACCGGACCGCAGTGGTAAATAACTTGGCCATTTAAGTCAACAGGTGCTTCGTGATCGCTTAAATATTTGTGGATCGCGTCACGTCCTGTGTACATTAATCCGTTAATTTTGACCACATCGCCGACTTTAAGCTCACGGATTTGTTCCTCTGTAATTGGTGCCTGCAACGTGATGAATTCCTCAGACTCGTCAGCCGAAGCAGCTGCCGTTTCCTTCGCTGCCTCACCCTCTGCGAAATCAATGAACTCACCATCTTGGTATGCCCATTCTGTGATTTCACCTGACACAGGATCCACACTTACACCTAAGCGGCGGAATGCCCAGCAGTTATAAGCAACGGAAACATAGAAGCTAGCCGGAATACGGTTCATTACGCCAACTTTACAGCCTAGTAAGGTAGCTTCCCCGCCAAAGCCCATTGTTCCGATTCCAAGCTTGTTCGCATTTTCCATTACATATTCTTCAAGCTTACGAAGATCTTCATTTGGATTCACGTCATCCACAGAACGGAATAATTGTTCTTTTGCTAAATCATAGCCAGATGAACGGTCACCACCGATACCAACGCCGATAAAACCTGCGCTACAGCCCTGTCCTTGCGCCTGGTAAACGGAATGCATAACACATTTACGAATACCATCAAGGTCGCGGCCTGCGCGGCCAAGCCCATCTAATTCACAAGGAAGGCTATATTGAATATTTTTATTTTCACATCCGCCGCCCTTTAAAATCAAGCGGACATCGATGTAATCTTTTTCCCATTGGTCAAATTTCATGACCGGAAGTCCAGCACCAAGGTTATCCCCACTGTTTTCACCTGTTAGTGAGTCAACAGAGTTAGGGCGTAGCTTTCCTTCTTTTGTCGCTTGGACAATTGCATTTTTAATGGCTTCTTTCATAACCAATTGGTTTACACCAACAGGAGTTTTAATTTTGAACGTTGGTAAACCTGTATCCTGGCAAATGGGTGATACTTGATCGTCTGCCATTTTGATGTTGTTCGTGATGGTAGCAAGGCTCATTGCCGCACTTGTACCAGCGTTTTCAAGTTCCTTGGCTTTTTTCACAGCCCGACGGACGTCCTTAGGAAGCTTAGTAGACGTTTCAACAATTAGCTTGTACATGCTTTCTTGAAATTTTTCGATATTCAATTCGAGTACCCCTCTCCCTTTGTTCCTCAAATGTATCTATTTTCAATTTTATAACTTTTTCACGTTTCCATTATACTCCTATACGCACATGAATTAAAGGATTTGATTGCAAGCGAATTCATTCCATAATACCCCAAATAAAAAGAGCCTGTTGTGTTAAACAGACTCTGGAATATCACGATTATTAAATTCCTTACATTTAGACTCCATATCATCCAACATAGAGATTAAGCGATCAATATCCTCAAGATCCGTATCTTCCGGATCAATTGCATCAAGCACATCGATAAACATATTTAAACGCTGTTTTAAAAAAGTAACTTGTGTGTTTTTGTCTTGTAATGGACTGCCCAAGCTGCTCGCTCCTTTCATGTTCCGTTTTCATCCTATCGTAAAAAGACGGCTGTTGGCAATAGTTATCCTTATTTTACCCAACTTTTAGAAAAGAAAACGCGAGCCACCTGCAAAAAAAGACCCCTGCAGACAATCAGCAGGAGTCCTTTCTCACAATCATCGCGGACGCTCGGAAGCAGCAAAACCAAATGATACATAATCCTGGACCGGAATCCAAGCACCAATTCCTTGTGATGTCACGTTCTTAACAACAATAAATTTTTTACTGCCCTTAAGCATCAAGTACACTTCACCGTAAGTCACTTTGCCTTTTTCATTTACCCCAGGTGCATATGCATAAAGGTACCCTAAGCGGTTTGGCGGGATATTGTAAATGTGATCATTTTTCGTTCCTGCACCAATAATGGTTTCAAACGACAAAGGAAGACGAGTTTTTTCCATCGCTTTTAATAGCATCATCTTTTTCACATCTTCAGGATTGGCAATTTTCGCAGTCAGGCCACCTCTAACGATTTTCTGAGCCTCTTGCACATACTTAATTTGATATGGCACTTTCCCGCCACGGTTATCAAAATAATTAGTGTTAATTTTTTGGTACTCCCAATTTGGAGAGGTCTCCGTTGACTCATAATTTAATGGCCATTGTCCGAGATAAATAATCGCACGGTAGCCAAGTGCAAACGGAGTACTGTTGATACTTGACTCATTGAGCATACGAATTAAATCAGGATTTTGAATCTTCACTTTAGAAGAGTTGATTAGTTTTTTTGTTAAATCACTCGGCTGCAATAAAGGTAAGTCTTGTGTTGAATTTGGATACGTATTTTCCTTCGTAATATTTCGAACCGAGGCTGGGACTTGATACTTTACCTGGTCTTTTGCTTTTTGAGCGAAAGCAGATGGAATAAAGGTTAGCATTAATAGCAGTGTCATCAGGATCGATACATTTCTCTTCACGAGGTTAAACTCCCTTCACTAATAGCATTACCATGTCTGCTATTAGTTTTTTCGGAGTTCATTAATATTATCCATTCAAGCAACTTAATTTCAATATTTCGCCTGCAGTCGTCCCATTAATTTTTCAAAAAAAGGAAAAAACAGCTGAATGGCCGGACCGACTGTAAATGTAATAATAATCGTTCCATACGAAATCGGCCCGTGTAAAAGGAACGCGGGAATTAAAGCCGTAATCTCACCGATCGTTTTTGCCATCATTAAATTCACACGAAAACGCTCCTTGATGGCTAACATAAAGTTATCAATAGGACTTTGCGGAAACTTCGCCTGAATATAAATCGCCGCACCAAATCCGATAATTAAAATCCCTACCAAGAGCATCGCTATTTTTGCAATAAACCCATGTACTTCAAATAATTCAAAGAAAGTCATCAGCCAAAAATCAACTAAAGACCCAATCACTATAATTGTAAAAAGTGAAAGAATTGCCGGCCTTCTTTTTAATAGTAAGGAATTGACGATAACTAAAATAGCCCCATCAATCATGACCCATTTACCAATCGATAAGCCCACCTTTTTGGTAAGAGCATAATTCAGTGCATCCCAGGCACCCACTCCAATATCCGCTACCTTAATAGTCATACATA comes from the Neobacillus sp. PS2-9 genome and includes:
- a CDS encoding YfkD family protein, whose product is MLTFIPSAFAQKAKDQVKYQVPASVRNITKENTYPNSTQDLPLLQPSDLTKKLINSSKVKIQNPDLIRMLNESSINSTPFALGYRAIIYLGQWPLNYESTETSPNWEYQKINTNYFDNRGGKVPYQIKYVQEAQKIVRGGLTAKIANPEDVKKMMLLKAMEKTRLPLSFETIIGAGTKNDHIYNIPPNRLGYLYAYAPGVNEKGKVTYGEVYLMLKGSKKFIVVKNVTSQGIGAWIPVQDYVSFGFAASERPR
- a CDS encoding membrane protein codes for the protein MKFFIRLLFFIFGLVIMTFGVCMTIKVADIGVGAWDALNYALTKKVGLSIGKWVMIDGAILVIVNSLLLKRRPAILSLFTIIVIGSLVDFWLMTFFELFEVHGFIAKIAMLLVGILIIGFGAAIYIQAKFPQSPIDNFMLAIKERFRVNLMMAKTIGEITALIPAFLLHGPISYGTIIITFTVGPAIQLFFPFFEKLMGRLQAKY